From a single Apium graveolens cultivar Ventura chromosome 2, ASM990537v1, whole genome shotgun sequence genomic region:
- the LOC141707297 gene encoding pentatricopeptide repeat-containing protein At1g07590, mitochondrial-like produces the protein MRALLTFRKHISCQTFNRTLSSSWTSHPLPLNYNLCTQPDTNSSSPELDNEAHSSLCKRIEKLPKEEPVCSAFQSWMGDGFPVHRGDIFYTINRLRKRKQNKRALQVMEWVIREKPYMPKELDYSCLLEFTTKLHGVSQGEKLFSCVPFEFQNELLYNNLVMACLDKGKITLSLAYMRKMRELGYSISHLIFNRLIILHLSPGRKKAIPKIITQMKADNVVPHVSTYNILLKLEANQHNIEGLVKVYGDMKHTKIEPNEISYCILATAHAVARLFTVCEAYVEAVEKSMTGKNWSTFDVLIILYGYLGKKKELERIWSALQKRPHVSSKSFVLAIEAFGKVGEVNRSEELYYEMKTNKGLTCTEQYNSLISVYCKHGFISKATALYRDIDKVGCKPNAITFRHLAVGCLKAGLVKEALKTLELGMDFTTITRIRKSTPWLETTHSLTEIFAEKGDVEIVEKLFEELKKANYTKYTFVYNTLIKAYIKAKIYDPNLLRRMILGGARPDSETYSLLKLIEQYRT, from the exons ATGCGCGCACTACTTACTTTCCGAAAACATATTTCCTGTCAGACATTTAATCGAACACTTTCCAGTTCTTGGACATCACATCCACTTCCCTTGAATTATAACTTGTGTACCCAACCAGACACCAATTCAAGCTCACCCGAGCTAGACAATGAAGCACATAGTAGTTTGTGTAAGAGAATTGAGAAGCTCCCTAAAGAAGAACCTGTTTGTTCTGCATTTCAGAGCTGGATGGGTGATGGCTTCCCTGTTCACAGAGGAGATATTTTCTATACAATCAACCGTTTGCGCAAGCGTAAACAAAACAAACGTGCCCTTCAG GTGATGGAGTGGGTGATTAGGGAAAAACCCTACATGCCAAAGGAACTAGACTACTCATGTCTGTTGGAGTTTACTACTAAGCTTCATGGGGTTTCACAAGGTGAGAAGCTCTTTTCTTGTGTTCCCTTCGAGTTTCAAAATGAGCTGCTTTACAACAATCTTGTAATGGCGTGTTTGGATAAGGGCAAGATAACACTTTCGCTTGCTTATATGAGAAAAATGAGGGAACTTGGTTATTCTATTTCACACTTAATCTTTAACCGGCTCATTATCCTCCATTTATCTCCTGGACGTAAAAAAGCCATTCCAAAAATTATCACACAGATGAAAGCTGATAATGTGGTTCCCCATGTTTCTACATATAACATTTTGTTAAAATTAGAAGCTAACCAACATAACATCGAAGGGTTGGTAAAGGTATATGGGGATATGAAACATACAAAGATTGAACCCAATGAAATATCTTATTGTATATTGGCGACTGCACATGCTGTAGCAAGGTTGTTTACTGTATGCGAGGCTTATGTTGAGGCCGTAGAGAAGAGCATGACAGGGAAAAATTGGTCTACATTTGACGTCCTAATTATATTATATGGTTACTTGGGAAAGAAGAAGGAACTAGAAAGGATTTGGAGTGCCTTGCAAAAACGTCCTCATGTGTCTTCAAAGAGTTTTGTGCTGGCGATCGAAGCATTTGgtaaggttggagaggtgaatCGATCTGAAGAGCTTTATTATGAAATGAAAACAAATAAAGGATTGACATGCACTGAGCAATATAATTCACTGATATCTGTTTACTGCAAACATGGGTTCATTAGCAAAGCCACTGCATTGTACAGAGATATAGACAAAGTCGGGTGCAAACCAAATGCCATAACATTTCGACACCTTGCCGTTGGTTGCTTGAAGGCAGGCTTAGTGAAAGAAGCTCTTAAAACCCTGGAATTGGGGATGGATTTTACAACAATTACCAGGATCAGAAAGTCGACCCCATGGCTGGAGACTACTCACTCATTGACTGAGATATTTGCAGAAAAAGGTGATGTAGAAATTGTTGAGAAGTtatttgaagaattaaagaaggcAAATTATACCAAGTATACTTTCGTTTACAACACTTTAATTAAGGCGTACATAAAGGCCAAGATCTATGATCCAAATCTTCTGAGAAGAATGATTCTAGGAGGGGCTAGGCCAGATTCTGAGACCTATAGTTTATTGAAGCTGATTGAGCAATACCGTACCTAG